A window from Chrysemys picta bellii isolate R12L10 chromosome 2, ASM1138683v2, whole genome shotgun sequence encodes these proteins:
- the PSMG2 gene encoding proteasome assembly chaperone 2 isoform X1 produces the protein MFVPCGSSAVPDFEDFTLLLPAVSVGNVGQLAVDLVIFTLDMPKVGYFYTDCLVPMVGNNPFATAEENSTELSINAEVYSLPAKKLVVLQIRSPLVKNKYRSFCQTLLSWVKSSRCAKVILLSSSHAYQRDDQQLHGTPLRYLLSPAIQKTAGDLMQRLNWKEMEKVAAYPGVNDADMVLRIPGGGITTLLFSESCSNGIQMAVLLKFCSEGDNIPDALALVNYLNEWLQLIKSENSDVPAPPSHWKIPHSWRLLFGSGLPPALY, from the exons ATGTTTGTGCCCTGCGGCAGTTCCGCTGTTCCGGACTTTGAAGACTTCACGCTCCTGCTG CCAGCAGTATCAGTTGGGAATGTTGGCCAGCTGGCGGTAGATCTAGTTATTTTTACTCTTGACATGCCTAAAGTTGGTTACTTCTATACTGATTGCCTGGTGCCAATGGTTGGGAATAATCCATTTGCAACAGCAGAAGAAAACTCAACAGAGTTGAGTATAAATGCTGAAG tgtattCTTTACCTGCTAAAAAGCTTGTGGTTCTCCAGATCAGATCACCGTTGGTAAAG AACAAGTATAGGTCATTTTGTCAAACACTGCTTTCTTGGGTGAAAAGCAGTAGATGTGCCAAAGTCATTCTTCTATCAAGCAGCCATGCATATCAGCGTGATGATCAGCAGCTTCATGG TACTCCACTACGATACTTACTCTCACCTGCTATTCAGAAAACAGCTGGAGATCTAATGCAGAGGCTAAACTGGAAAGAGATGGAAAAAGTTGCTGCTTACCCAGGAGTAAATGATGCAGACATGGTACTACGTATTCCTGGAGGTGGCATCACAACATTATTATTCAGTGAGAG TTGTTCAAATGGAATTCAAATGGCAGTTCTGTTGAAATTCTGCTCAGAGGGGGACAACATCCCTGATGCACTGGCTCTTGTTAACTATCTTAATGAATGGCTCCAGCTAATTAAAAGTGAA AACAGCGATGTGCCAGCTCCTCCTTCACACTGGAAAATACCACATTCTTGGAGATTACTCTTTGGCAGTGGCCTTCCACCTGCACTCtactga
- the PSMG2 gene encoding proteasome assembly chaperone 2 isoform X2, whose protein sequence is MFVPCGSSAVPDFEDFTLLLPAVSVGNVGQLAVDLVIFTLDMPKVGYFYTDCLVPMVGNNPFATAEENSTELSINAEVYSLPAKKLVVLQIRSPLVKNKYRSFCQTLLSWVKSSRCAKVILLSSSHAYQRDDQQLHGTPLRYLLSPAIQKTAGDLMQRLNWKEMEKVAAYPGVNDADMVLRIPGGGITTLLFSESCSNGIQMAVLLKFCSEGDNIPDALALVNYLNEWLQLIKSEQNSDVPAPPSHWKIPHSWRLLFGSGLPPALY, encoded by the exons ATGTTTGTGCCCTGCGGCAGTTCCGCTGTTCCGGACTTTGAAGACTTCACGCTCCTGCTG CCAGCAGTATCAGTTGGGAATGTTGGCCAGCTGGCGGTAGATCTAGTTATTTTTACTCTTGACATGCCTAAAGTTGGTTACTTCTATACTGATTGCCTGGTGCCAATGGTTGGGAATAATCCATTTGCAACAGCAGAAGAAAACTCAACAGAGTTGAGTATAAATGCTGAAG tgtattCTTTACCTGCTAAAAAGCTTGTGGTTCTCCAGATCAGATCACCGTTGGTAAAG AACAAGTATAGGTCATTTTGTCAAACACTGCTTTCTTGGGTGAAAAGCAGTAGATGTGCCAAAGTCATTCTTCTATCAAGCAGCCATGCATATCAGCGTGATGATCAGCAGCTTCATGG TACTCCACTACGATACTTACTCTCACCTGCTATTCAGAAAACAGCTGGAGATCTAATGCAGAGGCTAAACTGGAAAGAGATGGAAAAAGTTGCTGCTTACCCAGGAGTAAATGATGCAGACATGGTACTACGTATTCCTGGAGGTGGCATCACAACATTATTATTCAGTGAGAG TTGTTCAAATGGAATTCAAATGGCAGTTCTGTTGAAATTCTGCTCAGAGGGGGACAACATCCCTGATGCACTGGCTCTTGTTAACTATCTTAATGAATGGCTCCAGCTAATTAAAAGTGAA CAGAACAGCGATGTGCCAGCTCCTCCTTCACACTGGAAAATACCACATTCTTGGAGATTACTCTTTGGCAGTGGCCTTCCACCTGCACTCtactga